Genomic DNA from Acidisoma sp. PAMC 29798:
GAAGACGCGCGGCCCAGCAGAGAAAGGTCGGTTTGCCGAAGGGCGGCATGACCAGCGCAAATGTCTCAGGCCGTTTCTCTGCGAGATAGGCGAGGCTCGGTGAGGAATTGGCGACGGCGTCGAGGCGGCCGGAAGCGAGATCCGCATAGGCCTGGCTGCTATCGAGATATTCGCGAATGTCGACCGGCTTCGGCAGAGTTTTGGAATAGGCTTGCAGATCGGGCACGACATGCGAACCCTTCTCCACGCCGACGATCTTGCCGGAAATGTCGGCGGCGATCGTGATGCCCGTCTCATCCGTGCGCTTGATCAAGGCGGAGGTGGCGGCGCCGATCGGGTTGGTAAAGGCGAAATGGGTCAGCCGCTCCTTCGTCGCCATGACAGGCGCGATGCAGAGGTCGAAACGGCCAGCCTGGACGCCGGGCAGAATGCCGTCCCAGGGAATGTCGTTATAGGCGACCTTCAGCTTGAGCTGAGCGCCGACGGCATCGATCAGGTCCCGGTTGGCACCGGCATATGTGCCGTCCACGATCATGTCCCAGGGGGCGAACTGCATTTCGGTCACGGTATTCAAAACGCCACGGTGGCGCACGGCGTCCCAGGTTGTTTCGGCATGGGCCGCACGACCGATCAGGATCGCCGGTGCCGCGAGGGCAACCGTTTGAAGAACGCGGCGTCGGGTCAGGCCGGATAGTTCGTTCATGATAAAGCCTCCAAGGATGGGGTTTGAGTGGAGCGATCAGACGCAGGCAAAGATGTCATCGGTGTTGAAATCGGGGGACAGCAGTTCAGGCCCGTCGCGGCCGATCAGCAGCATGTCCTGGATATGCCAATGGTTCACGAAAGGCTCCATCGCGATCACCATACCCTCCTCCAACACGCGCGCATTGTCGCGGGAGATCATTGGTTCCTGCTGATGCCACCAGCATCCGACGCTATGACCGGCGAGGATGGAATTGTACGGCATGCCAACTTCAGCGAAGCGATCCTTCACGCATTGGTAGATGGCGCCTGCGGTCACGCCCGGAACCAGTTGCTCATTCACCGAACGGTAGATGTCGCGAATGACGCGGTATTCGCGCGTCTGTTCAGCGGTCGGTTCGCCCACCACCGCGCAGCGGGACTGGTGGCCGGGATAGCCGTTGAAATAGGCGACGTAATCCGTACGGATGGCGTCCCCCGCTTCAAAGACGAAATCACTCTCGCCGCCATAGGGCATCGTATTGCGGGACGAGTTCAGGATTCCGTGGGTGAATTCCGACCCGCCGATGATGCATTCGCCGACGATGGCGGCATGCAGATCACGTTCCCGCATGCCGGGACGGACAGTCGCGAAATGCGCGAGGAAGGCGTTGTCGAGAATGCGGGCGCCGTGCTTCAGGCGAGCGATCTCACCCGGCGTCTTGATGGCGCGCACCCGCTCCATCAAATCCGTTGAATCGACCATGCGCATCTGCGGCAATCGCGCACGCAAAATCGCCCCATCCGCCATACTGACGTAATCGCACTCGAACGCCACAGTGGCGTCTGCCAGACCCATCGTCTTCAGCGTCTGGGCCAAGGCCTCGGCCGGCTTTTCGGTGTAACCCTCGTAGAGGTCGAAATGCGCGACCCAGGAATCCCGTTGTGCAAGAGGCGCCGCGATGGTGTTGGCGATGATCCGCGGCTCACCCTGACGCGGCCAGACCAGATAAACGGCGCGCGGCGAATCTGCGAGATCGACATGGCGCGCCAGCGTGCCGGGATAGGCGAAGCCGGCCAGATAGGTGAAATTGAGCCCCGCCCGCGCGACGATGGCATCCACCCCCGCCGCATCCATCTGCGCGGCCAGTCGATCGAGGTTGATGAGGTCGTTCGCGGAAGATTTCATAGGTCTCTGTTCTCAGGCCATGACAATGACGATCGCAACAACTCTTGCGATTGAGCTTGCAGGCTCAGTATTGCTACCAATAATTCGTCGAAAGGCGTGGCGATATCGCTGAACTTCTAGCGCATCACTTCGCACCTGCACCATACTGCACTGTGAGTTCTGACATTGACAAGAAACTTCGGTTGATAGATGGTCATGCGGAATCCTTATGGCACCCCGTGAACATTCGCAGCCTGGAAACGCTCCTGTGGATCACGCGTCTGGGCAGCTTCAGCGCGGCGGCGCGCCATTTGCGCCTGACGCAGCCCGCCATCACCCGGCGCATGAACGAATTGGAGCAGGAACTCGGCGCGCCGCTGTTTCGGCGGGAAAGAACCCGGACTGTCTTGACCGAGACTGGCAAACGATGCGCGCAGATCGCCGAGCGCATGGTGTTGGACTTCGTCGCCCTTAAAGCCGCCGCCGGGCATGATGACGGCATCAGCGGCACGATCCGCGTTGGCGTGAGTGAAGTGATTGCCCTGACTTGGCTGGATCGGCTCATCGGCCGCATCGCCACTCGGTACCCCGCCGTCAGTATAGAACTCGACGTCGATCTGTCCGCGCGCTTGGTGAAGAAGCTGGCGGCCCGCCGCGTGGACATCGCCATGCTTCCAGGCCCCGTGGCATTGCCCGATGCGGTGACACAGTCGCTGGGGTCCTATGGACTAAGTTGGATGTCGCATCCCTCGCTGCTGAAGATCGAGCGTGACATCACGCCCGCCGATCTCGTGGATGTGCCGATCATCGCGTCACCGGATGATGCAAACGTCTCCTCCGTCATGCAGAACTGGTTCAGGGAGTCGGGCGTCCGGCCACGCCGCATCAGCTATTGCGGCAGTTTCAGCGTCGTCGCGTCCCTGGTCAGCAAAGGTGTCGGCGTCAGCTTGCTGCCAATGGACCTCTTCAAGAGCGCGATTGCTGCCGGCAGCATGAGCGTGCTGTCGGCACAGCCGCGCATCGCGCCGATCCAATATTCGGTCTCGTATATCCCGACCTCGGAACTGGCCTTTGTGCCGGCGGTCGCGATGTTCGCATGTGAGGAAAGCTGGCTCAAAAAAGCAGCCGATTACGGCTTCGCACCCTTCGGCTGATCTGTAACGTGCCACAGTGTGGCAGTAGAAACCTTGTTTCCGCCATGCTTCGGAATCATCGCCGTTACGAAACCCGCCTAAGCTTCTCTCCAGCAACACGGAGATGCGTCATGTCGAAGAAAGGACTGTTCCGGCTCGTGGCCGGCGCCGCCATCGCGCTCAGCCTGGGCGGCTGTTACTACCCCTATGGCTATGGATGGGGCGGTGGCTGGCGCGGCGGCGGCTATCACCAGGGCTATTACGGCGGCGGCGGTTACGGGCCGCGCTGATAGCCCGCCTCAGATCATGATCGCGGCGGCGTCGAACCCATTGGGGAAGACGCCCCGTGGCGTGATGAACGCGTAAGGCTCACGCGGCAGGAATCGCGCCGAGCCCGGCGCGGCCGTGACCACATCATCCTTCATCACCACACGCCCGCGCGCGATGGTCATCACCGGCCAGCCGGTCACCTCCAGCCCCTCATAGGGCGTGTAGTCGATCGCGTGCTGCATCAGGCGATTGGTGATCGTGACCTTCTTGGCGGGATCCCAGAGCACAAGGTCCGCATCCGATCCGGGTGCGATGGTGCCCTTGCGCGGCGCGAGGCCGAACAGCTTCGCGGGATTGGACGCCGTGAGGCGCACGAAGGTCTGCGCATCGATCCGCCCCTTCGATACGCCTTCACTGAAGACGATGGGCAAACGGGCCGCGAGGCCCGGAACGCCATTGGGGATTTTGGTGAAATCCACATCCGTGCCATGGGCGCGTTTGCCGCGACCCGGAATGCTGAAGCTGTGGCCGCTATGGTCGGAGGAGATGTTGTCGATGGTGCCGGCGCGAATGGCATCCCACAGCCCTTCGCTTTCCGCAGGGCCGCGCGGTGCGGGACTGCAGATGAACTTCGCGCCCTCGAAACCCGGCCGATCCATGTCGGCCGCCGAAAGCACGAGATATTGCGGGCAGGTTTCGCCCCAGACCTTCACGCCGCGCGCTCGGGCACGCGCGATCTCGGCCGCCGGCTCGGGCCCCGAGACATGGAAAATCTGGATCGGTTGATCGACCAATTCCGCCAGGGCGATGGCACGATGCGTCGCTTCGGTCTCGATCACCGTGGGCCGGCTCCAGGCGTGGTATTTGGGCGCCGTCATGCCGGCCTTGAGCAGCGCTTCCGTCAACCAAGCGATGGCGTCGTAATTCTCGGCATGGACGGTGACGAGCGCCCCGGCCCGGCGCGCAGCCGCGAGCACGCGCAGATACTGCCGGTCATCAAGGCGGACGTCATCATAGGTCAGGAACACCTTGAGGCTGCGAATGCCGGCGGCCACGACCTCCGGCACATCCTGCTCAATGACGGCATCGAAGGGGTCGTTGATGATCTGGTGGAAGCTGTAATCGACCATGCCGCGCGCGGCCCGACGATGATATTCGGCGAGCACGGGGCCGAGACGCTGGCCCTTGAACTGCGCCGCGAAAGTAATGACGCTGGTTGTGCCGCCGGCGAAGCAGGCGGCGGAGGCATGGCCGAAACTGTCCTCATACTCCGAGCCATCGGGCTGCAACTGCTCGATATGGCAATGGCTATCGATGCCGCCGGGCATGACCAGCAGGCCATCGGCTTCGATGATGCGCCCACCGCCAGGCTCCAGCGCCTCCCCCACCACGGTGATGGTTTCGCCGACCACGCCGATATCGGCGCGAAAGGTGTCGGTGCCGGTGACGACGGTACCACCGCGTATGACGAGATCGAAATCGGACACGTTCATCCCCCGGGCGCCAAGCGGGCCCTTGCCGCGTCGCTTATGGTGCGACGCGGCCGGAGGCATGGTCAATCGGCGTCAGTGGCTGAACCCGCGCTGGTTGACCGGTTGTTGCGGCGGAAGATAGCGCGGCTGCTGGCCCCCGGGTTGCCCTTGGGGTGGGCGACCCTGCTGAGGCGGGCCACCTTGCGGCGGGCGATAGCCGGACGGTCCTTGCGGTTGTCCGCCGCCTTGTGGCGGACGTCCGTTCCAACCGCCACCACCACCGCCTTGGGGCGGCCGCCCGTTCCAACCGCCACCGCCTTCTGGCGGACGTCGGTTCCATCCGGGCGGGGGCGGGCGATACCCGCCGCCGCCATACCCACCACCGTAACCGCCACCACCACCACCGATGATCACCGTGGGTCCGGGCGAGTAATAGGGCTGGGCATAGACCGGCGACGGCGCATAGGCAGGCGCATAAGCGGGAGCGTACGCAGGCGACGCATAGCCAGACGAGCCGTCGGAGTAGCCGGTGCTGCCGGGCGGATAATAGCAGCCGCCGAGCAGGCCCACGCCCATTGTGGCAATGGCCACCACCGTCCAGCGTTTCATGAAGGATTTCATAATTTCAGCCCTTTCCGGATCGACACCTCGCCGCATATCCGCAAGGGAGAGCCGTTCATTGCTACATTCACCCTCAACTGGGGCTTTTCGGTGCAGAGCCTGCGGCGCTCGCGTGTCTGACGCGGGCTTTGCCTCGATATCCACCGAAATCGCGATCACGTTCAGGGGAGCCATGCCAGAGCCACGGAGACAGACGTTTTTCGCCGCAATGGCGGCCAAACATCGTTCATCGATTGCTTGCGCGCAACGCACTCAAAACAAAGGCTTCCGTTCATGAGTTTCCGGATCAAATGGTCTTTGGCGCCTACCGTCGCCGCGAGTCTCGGCATGGTCACAGGCAACATCGCGGGCGGCACCTCCGCCTGGGCGCAAACGGCGCCACCGCCGGCTGAGGCCGCAACGGCCGCAGGCGCACCGCCCAGCCGGGTCGGTTGGTTGTCACAGATCACCGGCTCCGTCTCATTTCATGGCGCGGGGCAGACGCAATGGGTCACCGCCACGCAGAACTTTCCGGTCGCGACCGGTGACGCCGTCTGGACGCAGCCGCAGGCCGGCGCATCGATCATCGTGGATTCCAGCCGCTTTGCCCTGGCCGGCGGCACCGAAATGACCGCCCAGGAGATCGACGACACGACGGTCACGGCCGCGCTGTCGCAGGGCGAGGTCTTCCTCAATCTCGTGGCCCTCCAACCCGGCCAGAGCGTGACGATCCAAACGCCGCGCGGCACGGCACAAATCGCCGGGAACGGCGAATACGAAATCTTCGCGGGCGACAGTGCGACGCCCACCTACGTCACCGCCGTTACGGGATCGATCGCCTTCACCGGCCTCGGCGCGACCGGGCCGCAGACTGTGGGCGCCCAGCAGACCCTGGTCATTTCGGGCACCAATCCCGTTCAGGCCCAGCTGGGCGCGATGCAACAGGACCAGTTCCTAACGACGATTTTGCAGCAAATCACCCCGCCGCCACCGCCGACGGCCACGGCGGCACCGCCTGTTGTCGCACGCATGACCGGGGCGACAGTCCTGACGCAATACGGCAACTGGCAGCCGCAGCCGCAATACGGGACGGTGTGGTTCCCGCATGTGGCCTCGGGCTGGGTTCCGTATCGCGAGGGCCATTGGGCCTATGTGCAGCCATGGGGTTGGACTTGGGTCGATAATGCACCCTGGGGTTTCGCACCCTTCCATTACGGCCGCTGGTCGCAGTTCAACGGCCAATGGGGCTGGATTCCCCAGCCCGTCGCCCAGCAGGGCTACGGCCAGGGCTATGGCTACGGTTATCAATACGATCAGAACCGGGGTTACTATGCCGAGCCGGGGTATCGGGGCCCTGCCCCCGCCTATGCGCCCGCGCTGGTAACCTTCCTCGGCGCGGCCGCCGGTGCGGCGATCGGCGCCTTCGCCGCCAATGCCCTGAGTTCAGGCAATATCGGCTGGGCGCCCCTTGGCCCGCGTGAGGCCTACTACCCGCCCTATCGTGTCAACGAACGCCAGTTCCAGGCCTATAATCAGCCCTATGTCCCGAACTACACGCAGTTCGTGCAGCGGAACGTCACCTTCAATGACAACCGAGTTGTCTATCGGAACGACGTGATCGTAGAGGGCAACAAGGTTCAGTTTGCCAATCGGGGCGGCGCGACCTTCGTGCCGGCGGCCGTCATGATGAATTCGCGACCGGTGCGTGAGGCCGTGCAGGCTGCGCCGCCGGGTGACCTCCGACCCTTCCGACCGGTCGCGGGTCAGGCGCTTCCCCGACCGACCGCCGAAACCGCCGGTATCACGCCGGCCCTGGCCGAGCGGATGCACCTCGCGGCCCAGCAGGGCGGCGCGGTTCGCCCTGCTGCACCCGGCCCTGAGATTCGCCCGATGCCCACCGGCGCGCGTCCCTTTGCTCCGGCGCTGGTCCCGCATGCGCAAGTGGAACCCACCTTCCGTCAGGGCTCGCCCCGCCCTGGGGTGGCACCCATAGGCCAACCAGGCGCGCCAGCACGTGCCGAAGCGATCCCTGGGCAGCCCGTCCGGCCCGCAGCGGGCGGCTTGCCGCCGCTCGCGACCGTGGGCGGAGTGGGCGCGCGACCCGCAGGCGTGAAGCCTGAGTTTCGCCCAGTGGCACCGGGCGCAGCGCCGGGGGCTGTTGCAGCACCGCGTGTCGAAGCACCGCGTGTTGAAGCACCACGCCCCGCGCCGGCACTCGCGCCTGCAGCGCGTGTCGAAGCCCCGCGCCCTGCCCCGGCTCCGCGTGTCGAGGCACCACGCCCCGCTCCGGCACCGCGTGTCGAAGCACCGCGCCCGGCTCCGGCTCCGCGTGTCGAGGCACCACGCCCCGCTCCGGCCCCGCGTGTCGAAGCCCCGCGCCCTGCCCCGGCACCGCGTGTCGAAGCACCGCGCCCTGCCCCGGCACCGCGTGTCGAAGCACCGCGCCCTGCCCCGGCACCGCGTGTCGAAGCGCCGCGCCCGGCACCAGCACCGCGTCCCGCACCAGCACCGCGCATCGAAGCGCCGCGCCCAGCCCCAGCAGCACCGCGCCCCGCACCAGCGCCGCGTGTCGAAGCCCCGCGCCCGGCACCGGCCCCGCATGCCGAAGAGCATCCGCCTGAGAAGAAGAAGCCCTGACATCAAACCGTCCCGAGCCGCTGGCTAGCACTGGAGGATACGTCTCTGTATCGTCCAGCGCAGGACGTATCAGGAGATTGACATGCAACTCGGAATGATCGGGCTCGGGCGGATGGGCGGCAACATCGCCCGTCGCCTCATGAATAACGGCCATGAAGTGGCGGTGTTCGACGTCAACCCCGCAAGCGTCGATGCACTGGCCACAGAGCATGCCATTCCAGCGCACTCGCTCCAAGGCCTTGTGCAGGCCTTGGCAGCGCCCCGCGCCGTCTGGGTCATGCTCCCGGCCGGGCACATCACGGAATCCACCATCGAGACGCTCGCCGGCATGCTCGAAGCCGGTGACACCATCATCGACGGCGGCAATACCTTCTATAAGGATGACATTCGCCGCGCGAAGCACCTCAAGGAAAAGGGGCTGCACTACGTCGATGTCGGCACCTCCGGCGGTGTTTGGGGCGTCGAGCGCGGCTACTGCATGATGATTGGCGGCGAAAAAGAGGTCGTCGATCGCCTCAACCCGATCTTCGCGACCCTCGCGCCTGGGCTTGGCACCATCGATCGCACGCCCGGTTTCAAGGGCGATTCCCGCGCCGAGAATGGCTACATCCATGCGGGTCCGCCCGGCGCCGGCCACTTCGTGAAGATGGTCCATAACGGCATCGAATACGGCTTGATGCAGGCCTATGCTGAGGGCTTCGACATTCTGCGCGGCAAGAAGTCCGAGAGCCTGCCCGAGGACGAGCGCTTCACCATCGACCTCGCCGATACCGCCGAAGTCTGGCGTCGCGGCAGCGTCGTATCGTCTTGGCTGCTCGACCTCAGCGCCATGGCCTTGGCCGAAAGCCCTGACCTCGCCGAGTTCACCGGCAAGGTGGATGATTCCGGCGAAGGCCGCTGGACGATCAACGCGGCGATCGAAGAAGCCGTGCCGGCCGAGGTTCTCACCGCCGCCTTGTTCGCGCGCTTCCGCTCCCGCATCGACCACAGCTTTGGCGACAAGCTGCTCTCCGCGATGCGCAACAAGTTCGGCGGTCACGTCGAAGGCCACAGCGCGGCGCCGAGCATCAAGGAATGAACCCTGTGAGCGCGACCGCGAAGCAGACACCGGTCGCGCCGCCCTGCGCCATGGTAATCTTCGGCGCGGGCGGCGACCTCACCAAGCGTCTGGTGATGCCGGCGCTGTATAACTTGTCGTGCAGCGGCTTGCTGCCGAAGAACTTCGCGCTGATCGGCGTCGATCTCGTGGAACAGGATGTCGAGACCTGGCTGGCCAGTCTTCGCGATTTTCTGGTCGGCACCTTCCGCAAGGGAGGTGAGGGAAGCGAGCCCGGCGAAGTTCTGAACGACGCCGCGTGGTCGCATCTCACCGGCACGATGTCGTATCTGTCGGGCGATTTCGGTAAGCCGGAAACCTTCCAGAACCTCGCGCATCATCTGAAGGACGTCGATCACCGCAACGGTCTTGGCGGCAACGTGCTCTTCTACCTTGCGGTCGCGGAACGCTTCTTCGGGTCCACGGTAGAGCATCTCGGCCAGGCTGGCCTCACTGAAGAAGTCGGCGGTGCCTGGCGTCGGGTCGTGATCGAAAAGCCGTTCGGCCACGACCTTGCTTCCGCTCAGGCTTTGGACAAGCAGGTTCTGGCCGTCCTCACGGAAGAGCAGGTCTACCGGATCGATCACTTCCTCGGGAAGGAGACCGTGCAGAACATCATGGCGCTGCGGTTCGCCAATGGATTGTTCGAGCCGATCTGGAACCGCGACCGCATCGATCATGTGCAGATCACCGTGTCCGAGACGGTCGGCGTGGAGCGTCGCGGCAAGTTCTACGAAAGCACCGGCGCGATGCGCGACATGGTGCCAAACCATGTCTTCCAGTTGCTGGCGATGACGGCCATGGAACCGCCCGCGACCTTCGATGCGGATGCGATCCGCGCCAAGAAGGCGGAGGTTTTCGCCTCCATGCACCCGCTCGAACTCAGTGATGCGGTGCGCGGTCAATACGCTCCCGGCACGATCACCGGTGAAACCGTTCAGGGGTATCGGAGCGAGCCTGACGTCTCCCCCGAAAGTGCAACCGAAACCTTTGTCGCGATGAAGCTGCAGATCGACAATTGGCGCTGGGCAGGCGTGCCGTTCTATCTGCGCACCGGCAAGCGCATGACCAAGCGCAAGACGGAAATCGCGATCCGCTTCAAGCAGGCGCCCTTCGCGATGTTCCGCGATACGCCCGTGGATTCGCTGGGTGAGAACTGGCTGATCATTCAGATCCAGCCAGAGGAAGGCATGAAGCTGCGCTTCAATGCGAAGGTGCCCGGCCCGTTGCTGACGTTCGAGAAGGTCGCGATGAGCTTCAATTACGACGATTGGTTCAAGCAAGCCCCCGCTACCGGCTATGAGACGTTGATTTTCGATGTCTTCATCGGGGACGCGACTCTGTTTCAGCGCGCCGACCAGTTGGAATCGGCGTGGAAGGTTGTGCAGCCGGTGCTGGACTCCTGGGCAAAGCCGGATCCATCATTCCCAAATTACGCTGCAGGCTCCGCAGGGCCGAACGCATCGGATGAACTGCTGCAACGGGAGGGCCGGGAATGGCTGCCGATATGAACCAGGATGAAAACCTGGGCGAACACGATGACAGTCACGTCGATCAAAGCGTCAACGTGTCAGACGACATCAGGAACGTTCTGACGATCGATATCGGCGGCACAGGCGTGAAGGCATCGGTCATCGACATGAATGGCACGATGATCGCGGATAAGGTGCGCATCGCTACGCCGCACCCCTGCCCGCCCGGCGTGCTGGTCGAGCTGATCGCGAACCTCGTGAGCCCGCTGCCGCATTACGATCGTGTGGCGATCGGCTTCCCCGGCGCGGTGCGATCCAACATCATCCTCACCGCCCCGCATCTTGGTGAGGAAATCTGGCACGGCGTCGATCTCGCGGCTCTGGTCTGCCAAAGGCTTGGCGGCATCCCCACCAAGATCGTCAACGATGCCGAAATGCAGGGCCTCGCCGTCATCCAGGGGAAGGGCCTGGAATTCATCCTGACGCTCGGCACCGGTTGCGGCACCGGGATCTTTCTGGACGGCCAGCTCGCGCCACATCTGGAATTGTCCACGCATCCGATCGGCAAGAAATACACCTACGACACCTATGTCGGGAACGACGCGCTGGTGAAGATCGGCAAGAAGCGTTGGAACAAGCGTGTGCAGAAGATGATCCAGATTCTGGAAGCCCTGACGCATTACGATCATTTGTTCATCGGCGGCGGCAATTCGCGCAATGTGACAGGCGAACTCCCCGCGAACATCACCTGCGTGTCGAATGATGCCGGTATCGACGGCGGTGCGGCTTTGTGGTCGTCGCATCCGATCCGCCATCCCGAGCATACCCTGGCCGAAAACCCGGCCGGTTAGGCGTTAGGCTTTCAGACGCGGCATCGTCCCGGCGATCAATTCGATCTGCCGGGCGATTCGCGTGAAGCTATCGCCCGCCTCTCCTTCCGCCAGCACGTCTGGGCGCGGCGGAAGCTGATCGGTACCGCCGCCGGCCAAAATCATGGCGGCGCTGTCGCCGATCCATCGGCGCCAAGCGCGCAGACCTTCGGCAGGCAAGCGCGTCGCGCCACGGTCGTAGAGCGACACGATCGCAGACAAGCGCGCGGCGACGCGACGAATGGCCGCATCGATGGTCAACGCGGCGTTGAGCCCTGCACTGCCGACGAGACGTGGTTCCAGCATGCCCCGGCTGAGCGCTGCCTCCAGCGCATTGCTCGCGATGCCGGCCTGCCGACGCAAACGGTCCTGCTCGGTGACCGAAATCTCCCCCATCAGCTGCGCCAAGACACCATCCGCGAAGGCGGCATTGGCAGCGACAGCCCCGCGCACCTCGACCACCGCACGCTGCGGCTGACGGCCGGGCCACATGATCAGGCTGCAAATCACAGCCAGAACGCCACCCATGACAGTGTACAGCGCCCGCATCACTGCGATGCTGAATTCAGAGGCACCCGGCGCCGCAGACTCCACCAGAAGAATGACCATAGGCGTCAAGGCGCTGAGGAAGAGCGCGAAGCTGACGCCACGCACCATGAACGCGAAGATGGCGAGCGGAAACATCGCCAGGGCCACGGCGACCGGCGTGTGCACGATCAGGCCGAGGGCCGCCGCGACCAGACCGCCGAGCACTGTGCCGCCGATGCGCTCGATCATCCTTTGCCACGTCATGCTGAAGTAGGGCTGCATCGTCATCAGCAGGGTAATGACGAGCCATCGCTCATAGGTGTGGTGATCGACCAGGGTCACCGCCAGGCCGAGGGTGCTCGCGACACCCGCCATGCTGGCATGGCGGAGCGCCGCAGAACTGCGGTCGAGGTTGGAGCGTATCGGCCCCCATAGCTTTTCCCGCCACGACATCGAGTCGCGGCCATCTGCCAAGGTACCGGGGATCAGATTGGCGGGCGTAGTGAGCGTGGTGGTCACCGCCAGGCGTTCCGTGATGACG
This window encodes:
- a CDS encoding ROK family protein; the protein is MAADMNQDENLGEHDDSHVDQSVNVSDDIRNVLTIDIGGTGVKASVIDMNGTMIADKVRIATPHPCPPGVLVELIANLVSPLPHYDRVAIGFPGAVRSNIILTAPHLGEEIWHGVDLAALVCQRLGGIPTKIVNDAEMQGLAVIQGKGLEFILTLGTGCGTGIFLDGQLAPHLELSTHPIGKKYTYDTYVGNDALVKIGKKRWNKRVQKMIQILEALTHYDHLFIGGGNSRNVTGELPANITCVSNDAGIDGGAALWSSHPIRHPEHTLAENPAG
- a CDS encoding FUSC family protein → MTARTPTSDLTRSSWALNYAGFSVQEGLRAGLSVAAIVVIHAWLNFPLLLITALGALLTCLADAGAPSQERLRPLLAFAVIGALTGMVFGFARTEGLWLAVPLAGLAIGCASFARVYGTAAMQVGNLLAVWIVISLDDPLTDWPDALELGGMFLAGALWAVLLTSVLWRIQPATLVRRRVADAYRALVAMIDGMRDILVAPPPAKSVELWDRHARTLRRGGREAIEEARAAVMIFARARGFSAPRVARSWLRLEAADQAFGALIGVCDILEAGRPGDAAIATRTLRHLRGVLMVLAQSMETDGTPNITRLTQSLEGVRADVSGLAETEPLRRLIVVITERLAVTTTLTTPANLIPGTLADGRDSMSWREKLWGPIRSNLDRSSAALRHASMAGVASTLGLAVTLVDHHTYERWLVITLLMTMQPYFSMTWQRMIERIGGTVLGGLVAAALGLIVHTPVAVALAMFPLAIFAFMVRGVSFALFLSALTPMVILLVESAAPGASEFSIAVMRALYTVMGGVLAVICSLIMWPGRQPQRAVVEVRGAVAANAAFADGVLAQLMGEISVTEQDRLRRQAGIASNALEAALSRGMLEPRLVGSAGLNAALTIDAAIRRVAARLSAIVSLYDRGATRLPAEGLRAWRRWIGDSAAMILAGGGTDQLPPRPDVLAEGEAGDSFTRIARQIELIAGTMPRLKA